Proteins from one Rosa chinensis cultivar Old Blush chromosome 7, RchiOBHm-V2, whole genome shotgun sequence genomic window:
- the LOC112177007 gene encoding F-box/kelch-repeat protein At1g74510 — MLEGPSYLVSRQLPSSCEQESQWMYNTQRVLDFSNSKRPLEDGEDVALRKACKHADAIDRVEAVMDNLALSHTKSDQPNDQNPALSHANCDHPNDQNLAPSNAQSDLPNDQSLADSQAQSDQPNDQNPAVSHANCDQPDDQNLAPFHSQSDQPNDQSLAHSQAESDQPNAQNLALSDANSDQPNDQNQDGNNNDPTSLFHQLGRDVSINCLLRCSRADYGSVAMLCRSFRSLIRTGELYTLRRRMGIVEHWAYFSCALSEWWAFNPDRRHWMPLPKMEINGCFMCSDKESVAVGTELLVFGKEIMSHVVYKYSLLTHSWSSGRLMNTPRCLFASASSGEIAILAGGCDPCGNILSTAELYNSETGTWLTLPSMNKPRKMCSGVFMDGKLYVIGGIGVGSPNALSCGEVYDLERGTWTEIPNMHPRKNGGAGATDMPATAEAPPLLAVVNNKLYAADYAEQEVRKYDKERKVWVTIGRLPERTSSMNGWGVAFRACGNRLIVIGGPRGSSVGQIEVNSWVPDEGPPQWNLLAIKDRGGFVYNCAVMGC; from the coding sequence ATGTTGGAGGGTCCTTCCTATCTTGTTTCAAGGCAGCTTCCAAGTTCCTGTGAGCAAGAGAGTCAGTGGATGTACAACACTCAACGTGTTCTTGATTTCTCAAACAGTAAGCGCCCACTTGAAGATGGGGAAGATGTGGCATTGAGGAAGGCATGCAAGCACGCAGATGCTATTGACCGAGTGGAAGCAGTGATGGATAATCTTGCTCTTTCCCATACCAAATCTGATCAGCCAAATGACCAGAATCCTGCTCTTTCCCATGCCAACTGTGACCATCCAAATGACCAAAATCTTGCTCCTTCCAATGCCCAATCTGACCTGCCGAATGACCAGAGTCTTGCTGATTCCCAGGCCCAATCTGATCAGCCAAATGACCAGAATCCTGCTGTCTCCCATGCCAACTGTGACCAGCCAGACGACCAAAATCTTGCTCCTTTCCATTCCCAATCTGACCAGCCGAATGACCAGAGTCTTGCTCATTCCCAGGCCGAATCTGACCAGCCAAATGCCCAGAATCTTGCTCTTTCTGATGCCAACTCTGACCAGCCAAATGACCAGAATCAGGACGGGAACAACAATGACCCCACTTCACTATTCCACCAACTTGGAAGGGATGTCTCAATAAACTGTCTCCTTCGTTGTTCAAGGGCTGATTACGGCTCAGTTGCCATGCTGTGTAGGAGTTTCCGTTCTCTAATTCGGACTGGGGAGCTGTACACTCTGAGGCGGAGAATGGGTATTGTAGAACATTGGGCTTACTTCTCTTGTGCTCTCTCTGAATGGTGGGCATTTAATCCAGATCGTAGACATTGGATGCCTTTGCCTAAAATGGAAATAAATGGATGTTTTATGTGTTCAGATAAGGAGTCTGTAGCCGTTGGCACCGAACTTCTTGTATTTGGAAAGGAAATAATGTCCCATGTGGTTTACAAATACAGCCTTTTGACACACAGCTGGTCATCCGGCCGTTTGATGAATACACCTAGGTGCTTGTTCGCTTCTGCTAGCAGTGGGGAAATTGCCATTCTAGCTGGCGGTTGCGATCCATGTGGCAATATCTTGAGCACTGCTGagctttacaattcagaaacagGAACTTGGTTGACTCTTCCGAGCATGaataaacctagaaaaatgTGTTCTGGGGTATTTATGGATGGAAAACTTTATGTCATTGGCGGGATTGGAGTGGGCAGCCCAAATGCACTTAGCTGTGGGGAGGTTTATGATTTGGAGAGGGGGACTTGGACTGAGATACCTAACATGCACCCTAGAAAAAATGGAGGGGCTGGAGCAACTGATATGCCTGCTACAGCTGAGGCACCTCCGCTGCTTGCAGTTGTAAATAACAAACTGTATGCTGCAGATTATGCAGAACAGGAGGTGAGAAAATATGATAAGGAGAGAAAAGTGTGGGTTACCATTGGGAGATTGCCTGAGCGGACATCCTCGATGAATGGTTGGGGAGTAGCATTTCGGGCATGTGGGAATCGGTTAATTGTAATCGGTGGACCTAGGGGTTCAAGCGTAGGGCAAATTGAAGTCAATTCTTGGGTCCCTGATGAAGGTCCGCCGCAGTGGAACCTGCTCGCTATAAAGGATCGGGGAGGCTTTGTCTATAATTGTGCAGTGATGGGATGCTGA